The genomic interval CGGAGGGTGACCGGTGAGGTGCGGGTGACCAGTTCTTCTTCCAACCATTCAATCCGCTCGCCTAATTTTTCCAGAACGACGAAATAATGGTCGATAATGGCATCCAAAAGGGCATGGACCAGATAGTCGGCCCCCATTTTCCGGATCCGGCCTTTCCCGTTACGGAGGCGGTCCCGAATAGGATCGAAGAGGGTCCCTTCCCTTTCCTGGAAAGAAAGAACGAAATTAGAGCCGAGGATGAGACTGATCTGTTCGGTTCCGACCTCTTCCCCTCGATCCCCGCTTAAGAACAGGGACTTCAAAACCACGTACAGGTAGTCTCCGAAATCTTCCAGCTTCGGCCGTTGATCGGTGTTCAGGATGTCCTCCAGGACCAGGGGATGCAATCCGAAACAGTCGTTCAGTTTTTCCAGGACATCCACCTGATGCAGTCCGGTCACATTGATCCAGGTGACCTTGGCTTGATCCTTAAAAAGGAAACATTCTTCCGCGGCGGCAATTTCTTTTTCTTCCACCTCCTGTTCATCATAGTTAAACAGGGTGATACGGGTCCGTTCGCTCTGTTTCTCGCCGATGTGTACCAGGGTTCCCGGTGGAAGGCCGGCCTTTTTGGATCTTTTTTTGATGGGTATGGGCATAGCAGGGACTCCTCAATATTTTTTTCTATTTTATCCTATCTGATTCTTCCGGGCAAGTGAACAGTTCTCCAATTGTCATGGCCTGGGGAGTGAATACCGTACCTTTTTTTGTTGGTGGGTTCCGTTTCATTCCACCCACCCTACAGGCTTTTTACAACTCCGTCATTATTGTTGGATCTGTAAAAAGTCGCCCAAGTTCCATTTTCGTCATTCCCGTGTTTACTTTATCAAAAAAATATGGTAAAAATAAAACGATGTAAGATACCTCCCACAAGCCATTCCTTGGAGGAAGGATCGGGGGCATGCATGAAACCTGACCGGCCATTCGATAAAGCCTTCCGGCGATTGATTGAGGTTTGTGTTGCCGGACCGGGCCTGTTGGCCATTCTTGTACTGCTGAGCTGGATATTCGATGCCTGGCAGATCGGCGCCCTGGGGCGGGAATATATCCCCATGGCCCCCAGTACGGCCTGGCTGATGCTCCTGCTCAGTTCCGGTCTTTTACTTCATCGGTTCCGCTCGACCCTGCCGGTCACACAGGGATTTACCTTTTTGGCCGTCGTCATCGTGGGGGGCATGGGACTGCTGGTGTTGCTCCAATTCTTTTTGGGTTTCGAACTGCCGGTGGAGCAATGGCTGGCTCCCACCAGGGTCCGGGTTGGGGATATTCCCATCGGCAGGATGTCTCCTTTGACGGCCTCGGCCTTCCTTTTTACCGCTCTGGCCTTCTGGTTTGTACAGCCTCCCCTGGCCGGGCGCCGGTTTTT from Deltaproteobacteria bacterium carries:
- the corA gene encoding magnesium/cobalt transporter CorA — its product is MPIPIKKRSKKAGLPPGTLVHIGEKQSERTRITLFNYDEQEVEEKEIAAAEECFLFKDQAKVTWINVTGLHQVDVLEKLNDCFGLHPLVLEDILNTDQRPKLEDFGDYLYVVLKSLFLSGDRGEEVGTEQISLILGSNFVLSFQEREGTLFDPIRDRLRNGKGRIRKMGADYLVHALLDAIIDHYFVVLEKLGERIEWLEEELVTRTSPVTLREMHQLKREMIFLRKALWPLREVIGSLERGESSLIKESTVLYLRDIYDHTIQVIDNIETFREMLSGMLDNYLSSISNRMNEVMKVLTIIATLFIPLTFIVGLYGMNFKYMPELEWPWGYPLVLVLMLAVSIFMLIYFRRKKWI